A window of the Acidimicrobiia bacterium genome harbors these coding sequences:
- a CDS encoding DUF2469 domain-containing protein, with product MSEEDLERYESDVELQIYREYRDVLPMFRYVIETERRFYLANQVDLNTRDAGGTVFFEIQLDDAWVWDMYRPARFLKSVRVLTFRDVNVEELEHAELELPEPDEI from the coding sequence GTGAGCGAAGAAGACCTCGAGCGTTACGAGTCGGACGTCGAACTGCAGATCTACCGCGAGTACCGAGACGTCCTGCCGATGTTCCGGTACGTGATCGAGACGGAGCGCCGGTTCTACCTGGCGAACCAGGTCGATCTCAACACTCGCGACGCGGGCGGGACCGTGTTCTTCGAGATCCAGCTCGACGACGCCTGGGTCTGGGACATGTATCGCCCCGCACGGTTCCTCAAGTCGGTGCGGGTGCTCACCTTCCGCGACGTCAACGTCGAGGAACTGGAGCACGCCGAGCTCGAGCTGCCCGAGCCCGACGAGATCTAG
- the lepB gene encoding signal peptidase I: MSDPESIEPLAGSGRPLADPVDSFEADTPSDTEEGGKKRRRRDKPPRPFWVELPLLVAVALVVAVVVKTFIVQAFFIPSESMMDTLLVNDRVMVNKLSYRWGEPHPGQVIVFDDPRAPAKEGESFPAAVLRNIGEALGLATPDTALIKRIVAVGGQTLQIRDNRLSIDGELVDESYLTRAVSMPDYGPITVPDGFVFVMGDNRNRSEDSRSSRLCPEAHLSDGTRFCPISEDEIIGRAFVRVWPPSRWGGL; encoded by the coding sequence GTGTCCGACCCCGAGTCGATAGAGCCCCTCGCTGGCTCCGGCCGACCCCTCGCCGACCCGGTCGATTCCTTCGAAGCGGACACACCCTCCGACACCGAGGAAGGTGGCAAGAAGCGGCGACGCCGCGACAAGCCGCCCCGACCCTTCTGGGTCGAGCTGCCGCTCCTTGTCGCGGTGGCGCTGGTGGTCGCCGTGGTCGTCAAGACCTTCATCGTGCAGGCGTTCTTCATCCCGTCGGAGTCGATGATGGACACGCTGCTTGTCAACGACCGGGTCATGGTCAACAAGCTCTCCTACCGGTGGGGTGAACCGCACCCCGGTCAGGTGATCGTGTTCGACGACCCGCGTGCGCCCGCCAAGGAGGGGGAGTCATTCCCGGCGGCCGTGCTGCGCAACATCGGAGAGGCGCTCGGGCTGGCGACGCCGGACACCGCGCTGATCAAGAGGATCGTGGCGGTAGGCGGCCAAACCCTCCAGATCCGTGACAACCGGCTGTCCATCGACGGGGAGCTGGTGGACGAGTCATACCTGACTAGGGCGGTGTCGATGCCCGACTACGGCCCGATCACCGTTCCCGACGGATTCGTCTTCGTCATGGGCGACAACCGCAACCGTAGTGAGGACAGTCGGAGCTCGCGGTTGTGTCCCGAGGCCCATCTCTCGGACGGGACCCGCTTCTGCCCGATCTCCGAAGATGAGATCATCGGTCGAGCGTTCGTCCGTGTCTGGCCCCCCAGCCGCTGGGGAGGGCTATAG
- the rplS gene encoding 50S ribosomal protein L19 produces the protein MNIIDQVEAAHMRDDIPDFKAGDTVKVNVRVVEGGRERIQAFEGVVIARNGGGVRESFTVRKVSFGVGVERIFPLHAPIVASIEVTRRGDVRRAKLYYLRERVGKATRIKEKRDRANP, from the coding sequence ATGAACATCATCGACCAGGTCGAAGCCGCCCACATGCGCGACGACATCCCCGACTTCAAGGCCGGCGACACCGTCAAGGTCAACGTCCGCGTCGTCGAAGGCGGTCGCGAGCGGATCCAGGCGTTCGAGGGTGTCGTCATCGCTCGCAACGGCGGTGGCGTCCGCGAGTCGTTCACCGTGCGCAAGGTATCGTTCGGTGTCGGAGTGGAGCGCATCTTTCCGCTCCACGCACCGATCGTGGCTTCGATCGAGGTCACCCGTCGCGGTGACGTACGTCGCGCCAAGCTGTACTACCTGCGGGAACGCGTCGGCAAGGCGACGCGCATCAAGGAAAAGCGCGACCGAGCGAACCCGTGA